A segment of the Oxobacter pfennigii genome:
ACGGTTCGATTGCTGAAGTCGTGGTTGTGTCTTCTTTTTCCGAAGCATAAGTAATTGTTGCAACTATTGAATTTATATCGGATAAGATGCTTATTTCAGAAGCAAATTCCATATCGGCAACAGTTATCTTATCTCCTATTTCCAAACGCGATACATCGGCTAATATAAACTTAGGTAATTGATCCGGAGTGGCTTCTACTTCAACAGTACCTAACTGTTTTTGCACAATACCTCCCTTTGACCTTATAGCCCCTTCGCCTTTAACCATAATAGGAACTTCGGCATGTAACTTTTCGTCTTCACGAATGCATTTTAAGTCTATATGTACCGGTCTTCTGTCGACAGGGTTCCTCTGTATTTCCTTTATCATAGTCTTTAAAACAGAGCCATTAACATCTATATTAATTACTGCATGCTCACCCTGATTTTTTATTATATCATTCAATTCCATTTCGGAGAATTCCACCAGCATATTATCTATGCCTTTTCCATATAAAACTCCCGGTACTTCTCCTTGCCTTCTCAGTGAATGACATACTCCCCTGCCTGCTTTTTGCCTCAATTTTGCCTTTAATTGGGCTGCTTCCATTAAAAAACTCCCTCCTTATAATCGGTTAGTAGAATGAAAACAATTTTTCATTCTAAAAGGAGTATGTACAATTTTCATAAATTTAATCATATTTTATACGATTTGGTGCAAAGGCCTTGAAAAAGCTGTTTTTAAAGGTGCAAAAAATATTTTTTATAATCATTGCATTTCTATACCATATAACTTATAATGATATTGTTTTGAAAAAAATAATACTTAAGCCTGAGATCGCTCTGCAGAAGCCTGAAACTTTATGCATCGAAGTTTCGGGCTTTTTATCTGAAATTTTTGAAAGAAGGTGTTGATTAAGGTGTACAAATTAGATCAACTGCAAACTCCCTTATTTGATGCTTTGATGCAGTATGTAAAAAGAGATACGATACCTTTCCATGTTCCCGGTCACAAAAAAGGTGACGGCATGGACAGCAAGTTTAAAGATTTTATTGGTACAAATGCATTGTCTATTGATGTTACAGTTTTCAAATCAGTTGACAGCCTTCATCACCCTACCGGAGCGATAAAACTAGCGCAGGAATTGGCTGCCGATGCTTATGGTTCCGACAGGGCGTTCTTTTCCATTCATGGCACTTCCGGTGCCATACAGGCAATGGTATTAAGTGTAGTTTCGGAAGGAGAAAAAATTATAATACCCAGGAACGTTCATAAATCCGTTACTTCGGGTATTATATTAAGCGGTGCTGTGCCGGTATATATGCAGCCTGAGATTGACAGTACAATAGGAGTTGCCCTTGGTGTTACCCCTGAAACTGTGGAACAGACTCTTAAAGATAACCCGGATGCTAAAGCGGTCCTTATTATAAACCCCACTTATTACGGAGTGGCGACTGACATAAGAAAGATAGCAAACATCGTGCATTCATACAACATACCGCTAATCGTTGATGAGGCCCACGGCCCCCACTTGGGATTCAACGACAGACTTCCTGTTTCAGCTATGGAAGCCGGTGCGGATATGTGCGCACAAAGCACTCATAAGATAATTGGCTCTTTGACTCAGAGCTCCCTTCTTCACGTTAAGGGACACAGAGTAGATGTTAACAGAGTTAAACAAATAATGAGCCTTCTTCAGACAACCAGCCCATCATATATATTGATGGCTTCGCTGGATGTTGCAAGAATGCAGATTGCCACAAAAGGCAGAGAGCTTTTGGATATGACAATAGACCTATCACATTATGCCAGAAACGAAATAAACAATATACACGGTTTCTACTGCTTCGGGAATGAAGTCCTCAATAAGAAAGGCGCCTTTGCAGTGGATCCCACAAAATTGGCCATATGCTGCAAAGATTTAGGGATTACAGGATATGAATTGGATCAGATTCTTGCTGATGAATATCACATCCAGCTTGAAATGTCTGATTTGTATAATGCCCTTGCAGTAGGCTCCTTTGGCGATACAAAGGAGAAAATAGACAGTCTATTGCATGCATTAAAGAAAATAAGCTTAAAATATTGCGGAACAACCGAAAAACGCGGAGGAGTTCTTGAAATACCCGAAATTCCTGAACAGGTTCTTGTTCCAAGGGATGCCTTCAACAGGCCTAAGGTCTCCATGTCGCTAGAACAAAGTATCGGTCAGATAAGTGGTGAATTCCTTTTGGCTTATCCTCCGGGAATACCTGTTCTTTGCCCCGGTGAACGAATTACCGCTGAGATTGTGGAATACGTAGAAGAAATGAAAAACGCCGGTCTTTACGTTCAGGGAACTGAAGATCCGGATGTTAACTTCATAAAGGTTTTAAGAGATTCAAACTCAATGAGTCTGGATATTACAGCATAATTTATAAAAAATTAAGGGTGTCACAAACTGTATTATAGCAGTTGTCGGCACCCTTTTATTTACCCGCACGGTCTTGCCATGACATATAAAAATTCCTCTCTGTCTTTTACAGAAACAAAAATCTTTTTGTTCTTAGGATATTCAATAACCATACCGTTTTTACTTAATATGGGATGGACCCAGACTATACGGTCATTATTATTTATATACCGGACATTTTCTATATCACGAAGAGGAATTTTCCTTCGGAAAAGCAAACCGTTATTGATTGTGATATATTCCCTATCAACTATTATTTTTGCAAAAAATACTCCTGTACAATGTGTTATAAAAAGTGTCCATCCAAGCACCATGAAAATTTTTAGTATTATTGCTGCATCCGACGGCAATACAATGAAAAATACGCAGAAAAGAGCAACAAAAATATTATAAATATAGATCGCTTTATTTTTATCGGATATTTCAACATCAAATCTGTACATTTCTATTCACAAACACTCCGTTTTTTTCATTAGTATGCAAGTATTTGCTCAAAAGGCATGCTTTTCCTATTACTATTTTGTCCATTATGTTTATGGTGTATTCTGCAATAATATATACTATCTTTCATTTTTACGTTTTATATAATCCTAATTTTAATAGTTCCCCTATTAAAATAAACATAAAATTATTTTTAGCTATCATTATCTTCCTTCAAATCTCTAAACAGAAAAAACATTATACCTATAATTACCGATATATTTATAGTACAGGCTATTGAGAATATAAAATATTTTTCCGGATTAGCAAAATAATAAAGAAATAATACAATGCTTATTATTTGCAGTATCAGAGTCTCAACCAAAAATTTTCTTACTT
Coding sequences within it:
- a CDS encoding 50S ribosomal protein L25; translation: MEAAQLKAKLRQKAGRGVCHSLRRQGEVPGVLYGKGIDNMLVEFSEMELNDIIKNQGEHAVINIDVNGSVLKTMIKEIQRNPVDRRPVHIDLKCIREDEKLHAEVPIMVKGEGAIRSKGGIVQKQLGTVEVEATPDQLPKFILADVSRLEIGDKITVADMEFASEISILSDINSIVATITYASEKEDTTTTSAIEPSQIPLAVPSTTSEEDII
- a CDS encoding aminotransferase class I/II-fold pyridoxal phosphate-dependent enzyme translates to MYKLDQLQTPLFDALMQYVKRDTIPFHVPGHKKGDGMDSKFKDFIGTNALSIDVTVFKSVDSLHHPTGAIKLAQELAADAYGSDRAFFSIHGTSGAIQAMVLSVVSEGEKIIIPRNVHKSVTSGIILSGAVPVYMQPEIDSTIGVALGVTPETVEQTLKDNPDAKAVLIINPTYYGVATDIRKIANIVHSYNIPLIVDEAHGPHLGFNDRLPVSAMEAGADMCAQSTHKIIGSLTQSSLLHVKGHRVDVNRVKQIMSLLQTTSPSYILMASLDVARMQIATKGRELLDMTIDLSHYARNEINNIHGFYCFGNEVLNKKGAFAVDPTKLAICCKDLGITGYELDQILADEYHIQLEMSDLYNALAVGSFGDTKEKIDSLLHALKKISLKYCGTTEKRGGVLEIPEIPEQVLVPRDAFNRPKVSMSLEQSIGQISGEFLLAYPPGIPVLCPGERITAEIVEYVEEMKNAGLYVQGTEDPDVNFIKVLRDSNSMSLDITA
- a CDS encoding PH domain-containing protein; this encodes MYRFDVEISDKNKAIYIYNIFVALFCVFFIVLPSDAAIILKIFMVLGWTLFITHCTGVFFAKIIVDREYITINNGLLFRRKIPLRDIENVRYINNNDRIVWVHPILSKNGMVIEYPKNKKIFVSVKDREEFLYVMARPCG